The following proteins come from a genomic window of Novosphingobium sp. P6W:
- a CDS encoding amidase, with protein sequence MGDTILERMSVNRRTVLAAAPAVLAAGATPALARSAAATNDVVMMTATDLSAAIHRKDLSSREVMTAHLAHIDKLNPRFNAIVSRVDGDVLLRQAATMDEDAAAGRFHGPLHGFPHAVKDTAPVKGIRSTQGSPILRDNIPKADSLVVARMREAGAVFIGKSNVPEFALGSHSFNPVFGTTHNAYAYGRSAGGSTGGGAVALALRMVPLADGSDFGGSLRNPPGWNNVFGLRPSFGRVPSVPNSDMFWQNFATSGPLGRTVQDLAMLLSVQAGGDARSPFSLGDDPAKFARPLDREWKGRKIGWLGDLGGALPMEAGILDTCTKALKAFEAIGMQVDEATLTEPAAEMWRTAMTLRQWSVGADLQAFYDDPAKRALMKAEAIWEIEGGMKLTGPELASASAGRSRIYQAFQAAFEKFDFLILPSAQVFPFDVKERWPTEIAGKPMDSYHRWMEVTLPATMAGLPALAVPAGFGGAHRLPIGLQIIGKRHDDLAVLQVGHAYEKASPWIASATPPALRMG encoded by the coding sequence ATGGGCGATACGATCCTCGAGCGCATGAGCGTGAACCGCAGGACGGTTCTGGCCGCGGCGCCTGCCGTGCTGGCAGCCGGGGCCACGCCGGCCCTCGCCCGAAGCGCGGCCGCGACGAACGATGTCGTCATGATGACCGCGACCGACCTTTCCGCCGCGATCCACCGGAAGGACTTGTCCAGCCGCGAGGTAATGACCGCCCATCTGGCGCATATCGACAAGCTGAACCCCCGCTTCAACGCCATCGTATCGCGCGTCGACGGTGATGTGTTGCTGCGCCAGGCGGCCACGATGGACGAGGACGCAGCCGCCGGCCGCTTTCACGGCCCCCTGCACGGCTTTCCCCACGCCGTGAAGGACACCGCCCCCGTCAAGGGCATCCGCAGCACCCAAGGCTCGCCGATCCTGCGCGACAATATCCCGAAAGCCGACAGCCTTGTCGTCGCCCGCATGCGCGAGGCCGGCGCGGTTTTCATCGGCAAGAGCAACGTCCCGGAATTCGCGCTGGGCTCGCACAGTTTCAACCCGGTTTTCGGCACCACCCACAATGCCTATGCCTATGGCCGCTCGGCCGGAGGCAGTACCGGCGGCGGCGCTGTGGCGCTCGCGCTGCGAATGGTGCCGCTGGCGGATGGCAGCGACTTTGGCGGATCGTTACGCAATCCTCCCGGATGGAACAACGTGTTCGGCCTGCGCCCCTCCTTCGGGCGTGTACCGTCTGTGCCCAACAGCGACATGTTCTGGCAGAATTTCGCAACGTCGGGCCCGCTGGGACGGACCGTGCAGGACCTTGCCATGCTGCTTTCGGTTCAGGCCGGCGGCGACGCTCGCTCGCCGTTTTCGCTTGGCGACGATCCGGCTAAGTTCGCTCGCCCCCTCGACCGGGAATGGAAGGGCCGCAAGATCGGATGGCTCGGCGATTTGGGCGGAGCATTGCCTATGGAGGCCGGCATCCTCGATACCTGCACCAAGGCCCTCAAGGCCTTCGAGGCGATCGGCATGCAGGTCGACGAAGCCACCCTGACCGAACCGGCTGCCGAGATGTGGCGCACGGCGATGACGCTGCGCCAATGGTCGGTCGGCGCCGACCTCCAGGCATTCTACGATGACCCCGCCAAACGCGCCTTGATGAAGGCCGAGGCGATATGGGAAATCGAAGGCGGGATGAAGCTGACCGGGCCTGAGCTTGCATCGGCCTCCGCCGGGCGCAGCAGGATTTACCAGGCATTCCAGGCCGCGTTCGAGAAATTCGATTTTCTCATCCTCCCCAGCGCGCAGGTCTTCCCCTTCGACGTCAAGGAACGCTGGCCAACCGAGATCGCCGGCAAACCGATGGACAGCTACCACCGCTGGATGGAAGTGACCTTGCCCGCGACGATGGCCGGACTTCCCGCCCTTGCCGTGCCAGCAGGTTTCGGCGGCGCGCACCGGCTGCCGATAGGGCTTCAGATCATCGGCAAGCGCCACGATGACCTGGCAGTGCTTCAGGTCGGTCATGCGTATGAGAAGGCATCCCCATGGATCGCCTCGGCCACCCCGCCAGCCTTGCGGATGGGCTGA
- a CDS encoding ornithine cyclodeaminase, with protein sequence MAPQPSPLAFIPFVSVENMMRLVHHFGIEPMLRELTDAIEADYLRWPLFEKTPRLASHSQEGVIELMPTSDGEAFAFKYVNGHPSNTAKGLQTVAAFGLLARVDTGYPLLLAEMTLLTALRTAATSAMVARRLAPANSRVMAMIGNGAQAEFQALAMKAIVGIEEVRLFDIDPAATRKVARNLEHSGLRIVQCETSQRAIEGAHIVTTCTADKAYATILSDNMVGAGIHINAIGGDCPGKTELHKDILARAATFVEFEPQTRIEGEIQQMGASYPVTEFWKVLNGEAEGRADARQITLFDSVGFAVEDFSALRYVLGKLEGTKFFQQLDMVADPDDPRDLFGMLQRAAA encoded by the coding sequence ATGGCCCCGCAGCCTTCCCCCTTAGCCTTCATCCCCTTCGTCAGCGTCGAGAACATGATGCGCCTTGTGCATCACTTCGGGATCGAACCCATGCTGCGCGAACTTACCGATGCGATCGAGGCGGACTATCTGCGCTGGCCCCTTTTTGAAAAGACGCCCCGGCTGGCTTCGCATTCGCAGGAAGGTGTTATCGAACTCATGCCGACTTCGGACGGCGAAGCCTTTGCCTTCAAATACGTCAACGGACACCCCAGCAATACCGCCAAGGGCCTCCAGACGGTGGCAGCCTTCGGCCTGTTGGCGCGCGTCGACACTGGCTATCCGTTACTCCTCGCCGAAATGACGTTGCTGACAGCCCTGCGCACTGCCGCGACTTCCGCGATGGTGGCACGCCGGCTGGCGCCTGCGAATTCCCGCGTCATGGCCATGATCGGAAATGGGGCGCAGGCCGAATTCCAGGCCCTGGCGATGAAGGCCATCGTCGGCATCGAGGAAGTGCGCCTGTTCGACATCGACCCCGCGGCCACCCGCAAGGTTGCGCGCAATCTCGAACATTCGGGCCTGAGGATCGTGCAATGCGAAACCTCGCAGCGAGCGATCGAGGGCGCGCACATCGTGACAACCTGCACCGCCGACAAGGCCTACGCCACCATCCTGTCCGACAACATGGTGGGCGCCGGAATCCACATCAACGCCATCGGCGGCGATTGCCCGGGCAAAACCGAACTTCACAAGGATATTCTGGCACGAGCGGCCACCTTCGTAGAGTTCGAGCCGCAGACGCGTATCGAAGGCGAAATCCAGCAGATGGGGGCGTCCTACCCCGTCACCGAATTCTGGAAGGTGCTGAACGGCGAGGCGGAAGGCCGCGCAGATGCCCGTCAGATCACCCTATTCGACAGCGTCGGCTTCGCGGTAGAGGATTTCTCGGCACTGCGTTACGTGCTCGGCAAGCTGGAAGGCACGAAATTCTTCCAGCAGCTGGACATGGTCGCCGATCCCGACGATCCGCGCGACCTGTTCGGCATGCTGCAGCGCGCCGCTGCCTGA
- a CDS encoding Lrp/AsnC family transcriptional regulator, whose product MAPSAKFIPDDLDRRIIGHLRADGRASLSKLADVLGVARGTVQSRLDRLVDTGTLLGFTIRVRDDYDDLSVRAVMMIEITGKSTTQVIQKLRGIVEIRTLHTTNGNWDLVADIRAASLSEFDRVLRQVRMIDGVLNSETSLLLSTV is encoded by the coding sequence GTGGCACCTTCCGCAAAATTCATCCCTGACGATCTCGACCGGCGAATCATCGGTCACCTGCGCGCGGACGGCCGCGCTTCGCTGTCGAAGCTGGCGGACGTTTTGGGCGTGGCGCGCGGAACCGTGCAGAGCCGGCTGGACCGGCTTGTCGATACCGGGACGCTGCTGGGTTTCACGATCCGGGTTCGCGACGATTACGACGACCTTTCCGTGCGCGCGGTGATGATGATCGAGATCACCGGAAAATCGACGACGCAGGTGATCCAGAAACTCAGGGGGATCGTCGAGATCCGCACGCTGCACACGACCAACGGGAACTGGGACCTAGTGGCGGATATCCGTGCGGCCAGCCTGTCCGAGTTCGATCGTGTGCTGCGGCAAGTGCGGATGATCGACGGCGTGCTCAACAGCGAAACCAGCCTGCTTCTCAGCACGGTCTGA
- a CDS encoding amidohydrolase family protein gives MVVPSPHENWMFRSPLRMAIRLSWREPRKGDVVTKWLASSAILASMALLAGDPAWADTLPPLTGRVIEYDTSEVTWPALDVAPDGRIILFDLLGDIYALAPEGGKARPIITGAAFDTQPVFSPDGSHIAFVSDRDGRENLWVADADGGNARRVSQDESGAPHYGSPAWSPDGRTLYVSRMIWGVLAFELWSLDVATGKADVLIKAQPNGDDPHPQRRNAMGVVASPDGKSLYYATKAGTTWSSGALPHWTIARFDLATRQQHTVMTTPGGGMRPVLSHDGRWLAYATREAEQTVMRLRNLADGTDRLLHGPLDPDGQSGGYYVDLLPRMVFSADDRGIYLGLAGGLKRLDVATGALADIPFEAHVRHEMGPELRRQHRIDTGPVHVRVIQTPHLSPDGRKVAFGAVGRIYLADNRKGARPRRLDVPGAAWQPNWSDDGRFVTYVTWTASEGGHVWIVGTDGKTPPRRLTAQAAYYSEPMFLAGGRDVVAFSASQHDRLYRSAESLGPMPSALVRLSVADGTMTALGDVGAAMDLRRDADPARVRYYADGWISSHAVAAGAQGEAAAKRVVKLVARPDSQYFDAPAPLKNAQLSADGRTALVRYASQLYLVPVPEVKDGAAPTVTVSDPASGARRITAIGADYMDWAPDMRSLVWSVGSTVRTLPLGAVRDGLPAAIEKRASSVLMDVVLPRDVPKGKLLLRGARVVTMKGDEIVENADLLIIDNRIAGIGAKGTLTVPKGTLVRDMTGKFIVPGFVDAHAHWFETRRHILDIGHWDFAANLAYGVTTGLDVQTFDPDVFGYADMIDAGLMTGQRAFSTGEGVFRTSPMSSRDDAIATLRRYSDYYKTPNIKQYMVGDRAERRHLIEGAQALGLMPTTEGASDYRLDLTQMLDGYAGNEHSLPIAPIHDDVIQMLVRSRIATVPTMLVLYGAPGPLGAMTAGHQQDFDGKLSRFVPEFTFAGKRDSAQWNRPDGQGFALFARQASDIGSAGGVLGVGAHGVVQGLSYHWELEAMASGGASPLQILHAATIGSAQVIGRALDLGSIEPGKLADLLVLDRDPLADIRNTRSLNLVMQNGRLYDAATLGEQWPRRKPREAQWFEGMSKREVAAAMATAARFERAQGNAASFEY, from the coding sequence ATGGTGGTCCCGTCACCGCACGAAAACTGGATGTTTCGCAGCCCGCTGCGCATGGCGATCAGGCTATCCTGGCGAGAACCGCGAAAGGGTGATGTAGTGACCAAGTGGCTGGCGAGTTCGGCGATCCTTGCCTCCATGGCGCTGCTTGCGGGCGATCCGGCCTGGGCGGACACACTGCCGCCGCTGACGGGGCGCGTGATCGAATACGATACCAGCGAGGTCACCTGGCCCGCGCTGGACGTGGCGCCTGACGGCAGGATCATCCTGTTCGACCTGCTCGGCGATATCTACGCGCTGGCGCCCGAAGGGGGCAAGGCGCGGCCGATCATCACCGGCGCCGCTTTCGATACCCAGCCGGTGTTCTCGCCCGACGGCAGCCATATCGCCTTCGTCAGCGACCGGGACGGACGCGAGAACCTGTGGGTCGCCGATGCCGATGGCGGCAACGCCCGCCGCGTTTCGCAGGATGAGAGCGGGGCGCCGCACTATGGCTCGCCGGCGTGGTCACCGGATGGCAGGACGCTTTACGTCTCGCGCATGATCTGGGGCGTTCTGGCGTTTGAGCTATGGTCGCTGGACGTGGCCACCGGCAAGGCGGACGTGCTGATCAAGGCCCAGCCCAACGGCGATGATCCGCATCCGCAGCGGCGCAACGCGATGGGCGTGGTCGCCTCTCCCGACGGCAAAAGCCTCTATTACGCCACCAAGGCCGGGACGACCTGGAGCAGCGGAGCGCTTCCGCACTGGACGATCGCACGCTTCGATCTGGCGACGCGCCAGCAGCACACCGTCATGACGACGCCGGGCGGCGGGATGCGCCCGGTGCTGTCGCATGATGGCCGCTGGCTCGCCTACGCGACGCGGGAGGCTGAGCAGACCGTCATGCGCCTGCGAAACCTGGCCGACGGGACCGACCGCCTGCTTCATGGCCCGCTGGATCCGGACGGGCAGTCCGGGGGCTACTACGTCGATCTTCTGCCCCGCATGGTCTTTTCCGCTGACGACCGAGGCATCTACCTGGGCCTTGCAGGAGGGTTGAAACGGCTCGATGTCGCTACCGGGGCTCTGGCCGACATTCCCTTTGAGGCGCATGTCAGACACGAAATGGGCCCGGAACTGCGGCGCCAGCACCGGATCGACACCGGACCGGTCCACGTCAGGGTCATCCAGACCCCGCACCTTTCGCCCGATGGCAGGAAGGTGGCCTTCGGCGCCGTTGGCCGCATCTACCTTGCCGACAACCGCAAGGGTGCCAGGCCCCGCCGCCTCGATGTGCCGGGGGCTGCCTGGCAGCCGAACTGGTCCGACGATGGGCGCTTCGTCACTTACGTTACCTGGACGGCCAGCGAAGGCGGCCATGTCTGGATCGTGGGGACGGATGGCAAGACGCCGCCGCGCCGGCTGACGGCGCAGGCGGCCTATTATTCGGAACCGATGTTCCTTGCCGGGGGAAGGGACGTGGTCGCCTTCTCGGCAAGCCAGCACGACAGGCTTTACCGCTCTGCCGAAAGCCTCGGGCCGATGCCCTCGGCGCTCGTGCGCCTCTCGGTTGCAGATGGCACGATGACCGCTCTGGGCGACGTCGGCGCGGCAATGGACCTGCGGCGCGATGCCGATCCGGCAAGGGTGCGCTACTATGCAGATGGCTGGATTTCATCGCATGCGGTTGCTGCCGGCGCGCAGGGCGAAGCTGCGGCGAAGCGTGTGGTCAAGCTGGTGGCACGCCCCGACAGCCAGTATTTCGATGCGCCCGCGCCGCTCAAGAACGCGCAGTTGAGCGCGGATGGCCGGACGGCGCTGGTGCGCTATGCCTCGCAGCTCTATCTCGTGCCCGTGCCGGAGGTTAAGGATGGGGCAGCGCCGACGGTAACGGTCAGCGATCCGGCTTCCGGAGCGCGGCGGATAACCGCGATCGGCGCGGATTACATGGACTGGGCGCCGGACATGCGTTCGCTTGTCTGGTCGGTTGGGTCGACCGTTCGGACACTGCCGCTGGGCGCCGTCAGGGATGGACTTCCCGCCGCCATCGAGAAGCGCGCCAGCAGCGTGCTAATGGATGTCGTCCTGCCGCGCGACGTGCCCAAGGGCAAGCTGCTGCTGCGCGGTGCGCGGGTCGTCACCATGAAGGGCGATGAGATCGTCGAGAATGCCGACCTGCTCATCATCGACAATCGCATCGCCGGGATAGGCGCTAAGGGCACCTTAACCGTGCCTAAGGGCACCTTAGTGCGCGATATGACCGGCAAGTTCATCGTGCCTGGCTTCGTCGACGCCCACGCCCACTGGTTCGAGACGCGCCGCCATATCCTCGATATCGGTCACTGGGATTTTGCGGCCAATCTCGCCTACGGCGTGACGACCGGCCTCGACGTGCAGACCTTCGATCCTGACGTGTTCGGCTATGCTGACATGATCGATGCCGGGCTCATGACCGGACAGCGCGCGTTCTCTACCGGCGAGGGCGTGTTCCGCACCAGTCCGATGAGCAGCCGGGACGATGCGATCGCAACGCTGCGGCGCTACTCCGACTATTACAAGACGCCGAATATCAAGCAGTACATGGTCGGCGACCGGGCAGAGCGGCGCCATCTGATCGAAGGCGCACAGGCGCTTGGCCTGATGCCCACGACCGAAGGCGCGAGCGACTATCGGCTGGACCTGACCCAGATGCTCGATGGTTACGCCGGCAACGAGCATAGCCTGCCGATCGCCCCGATCCACGATGACGTGATCCAGATGCTGGTACGCTCGCGGATCGCCACGGTGCCGACGATGCTGGTGCTCTACGGTGCGCCGGGGCCGCTGGGCGCGATGACGGCGGGCCATCAGCAGGATTTCGACGGCAAGCTGAGCCGCTTCGTGCCCGAATTCACGTTCGCGGGTAAACGCGATTCGGCCCAGTGGAACCGGCCTGACGGGCAGGGCTTTGCGCTGTTCGCCCGGCAGGCGAGCGACATCGGCAGCGCCGGCGGTGTCCTTGGCGTCGGTGCCCACGGTGTCGTGCAGGGGCTATCGTACCATTGGGAGCTGGAGGCCATGGCGTCCGGCGGGGCCAGTCCTTTGCAGATCCTGCATGCAGCAACGATCGGTTCGGCCCAGGTTATCGGCCGGGCGCTGGATCTCGGCTCGATCGAGCCGGGTAAGCTGGCCGATCTGCTGGTGCTGGACCGGGACCCGCTGGCCGATATCCGCAACACCCGCTCGCTGAACCTCGTGATGCAGAACGGGCGCCTTTACGACGCCGCGACGCTGGGCGAGCAGTGGCCCCGCCGCAAGCCGCGCGAGGCGCAGTGGTTCGAGGGCATGTCGAAACGCGAGGTCGCGGCGGCCATGGCGACGGCAGCCAGGTTCGAACGGGCGCAAGGCAACGCTGCGTCGTTCGAATATTGA
- a CDS encoding PLP-dependent aminotransferase family protein, whose product MLRPLHVMLGDRIDPALPTPIYLQVISAIIRDIERGRLAPGSYLPGSRQLAAELNLNRKTVVLAYEELIAQGWLEASGTRGTMVATTFPDPVGGARGRARENKPPEKAQPQYRILPTPSRPLALPGGPGIKLDEGAPDGRLFPNEVLVQAYRSALLRPPPENHLQYRDPFGTPRLRSAIADMLRHQRGLAIGPEDICITRGSQNGLFLTAQALIRPGDAVIVEELTYEPALAAFRMMGAKLIPVPFDGRMIDIAAVEQACRNHKVRAIFLTPHHQFPTTAELRPERRLALVNLAKQFGFAIIEDDYDHEFHFASQPLLPMAAYAPDHVIYLGSLSKLIVPALRVGYVVAPEPMIRALGHYVSLTDGMGNTVTEDAVAELITSGALRRHARKVRKVYGERRERFAEKLREVFGDRIAFETPNGGLAFWLRFPGIDIAALENEAQALGLRFAASESFLADPKAERGLRIGFASLNAIEADSAIKALARALDRVG is encoded by the coding sequence ATGCTGCGGCCCCTTCACGTCATGCTTGGCGACCGGATAGATCCCGCGTTACCAACCCCGATCTACCTTCAGGTGATCTCGGCCATCATCCGCGACATCGAGCGCGGACGGTTGGCGCCGGGCAGCTACCTGCCCGGCAGCCGCCAGCTCGCAGCCGAACTCAACCTCAACCGCAAGACGGTCGTTCTCGCTTACGAGGAACTCATCGCACAGGGCTGGCTGGAGGCATCCGGCACGCGCGGCACGATGGTGGCGACCACCTTTCCCGATCCGGTTGGCGGCGCGCGGGGACGAGCGCGGGAAAACAAGCCACCCGAGAAGGCCCAGCCGCAATACCGCATCCTGCCCACGCCCTCCCGCCCGCTGGCTTTGCCGGGCGGCCCGGGGATCAAGCTGGACGAAGGCGCGCCCGATGGCAGACTGTTCCCGAACGAAGTTCTGGTGCAGGCCTACCGCTCCGCCCTGCTGCGCCCGCCGCCGGAAAACCACCTGCAGTACCGCGACCCGTTCGGTACGCCGCGCCTGCGCTCAGCCATTGCCGACATGCTGCGCCACCAGCGCGGCCTTGCCATCGGCCCCGAAGACATCTGCATCACCCGCGGCAGCCAGAACGGGCTGTTCCTCACCGCACAGGCGCTCATCCGCCCCGGCGATGCGGTGATCGTCGAGGAACTGACCTACGAACCCGCGCTTGCCGCCTTCCGCATGATGGGCGCCAAACTCATTCCGGTGCCGTTCGACGGGCGCATGATAGACATCGCCGCAGTGGAACAGGCATGTCGCAATCACAAGGTCCGCGCGATCTTCCTCACCCCGCACCACCAGTTTCCGACCACCGCCGAACTGCGCCCCGAACGCCGCCTGGCGCTGGTAAACCTCGCCAAGCAGTTCGGCTTCGCCATCATCGAGGACGACTACGACCACGAATTCCATTTCGCCTCGCAGCCGCTTCTGCCGATGGCGGCGTATGCGCCCGACCACGTCATCTACCTCGGCTCGCTGTCGAAGCTGATAGTGCCGGCGCTGCGTGTCGGCTACGTTGTCGCGCCCGAACCGATGATCCGCGCACTGGGCCATTACGTTTCGCTGACGGACGGCATGGGCAACACCGTAACCGAGGATGCGGTGGCCGAACTCATCACCAGCGGCGCACTGCGGCGCCATGCCCGCAAGGTGCGCAAGGTCTACGGAGAACGCCGCGAACGCTTCGCCGAGAAGCTGCGCGAGGTGTTCGGGGATCGCATCGCTTTTGAAACTCCCAATGGCGGGCTTGCCTTCTGGCTGCGCTTCCCGGGCATCGACATCGCCGCGCTGGAGAACGAAGCGCAGGCTCTGGGCCTGCGCTTCGCCGCATCGGAATCGTTTCTGGCCGACCCCAAGGCGGAGCGCGGCCTGCGCATCGGTTTCGCCAGCCTCAATGCGATCGAGGCGGACAGTGCGATCAAGGCGCTGGCAAGGGCGCTGGACCGGGTCGGCTAA
- a CDS encoding TonB-dependent receptor domain-containing protein yields MMEQLLRARRRAILASSALIALSVSAVPAIAQSASKADPADAAAPSGQGDIVVTGSRIDRPGYESPTPLLHMTQADLDVVSRTNIGAALADLPQFKASQSPQTSGTNAQAGRFPINIRGLGETRSLVLVDGRRLVSDNDLNTVPSIMVKSVDIVTGGASAAWGSDAVAGVVNMIIDGEYEGVRLGVEGGISSRADAQQFKFEGKYGTSFADGRGHFVIGGEFVDNKGILKKTDRKNTGRFANVNNTLTPNVGHATRLIGGYITSGALKGYGFNPDGSLRTPDIGTVVGTNMIGGEGPSDDERSPLITPQKRYAAMAKASFELTDTLKISADLRYSRYYNDYTWFGDHTNSVTIRSDNAFLNDSIKQAMAAAGQSSFAMARYNADLAYSTIHLDRRSIQGTLALDGSFGDGRWRYGAYYSHGAYRNKMATPGFLIASNFANAVDSVIDPATGGAVCRSGAAGCVALDLFGEGAPSQDAIDYVTGTPRYNGINKIDTYGVSLRGEPFDLPAGPVSIAIGAEGRNLETSATIGALDTAKAFSTFYFSAFSGKYDVKEAFAEVVIPVVKDVPLLRKLELNGAVRASDYSTSGTIWSWKLGATNEFFPGVIGRVTRSRDIRAPNLSELYSTQTVSYVGVVDPLNSGEGSRSVLVYGGGNASLKPEKADTWTAGFTAAPMRGLTASIDYFNISIKDVITSIGAQVLVDRCNGGNASLCGYITRDSAGRISSVASSSVNLSEFKSDGIDAELAYTMPVGNDTNGRVNFRLVGTWVNHFTTDDGISKVEYVKSQGYAFVNGVPRIRANASIGYASDSFSGLVRARYTSSGYWNRTSTAITNNRIPAYTYIDLQLSQKVPFGEGKHFELYGNVSNLFDRNPPLYSNFSPYYDVIGRYMTVGARLEF; encoded by the coding sequence ATGATGGAACAGCTTCTCCGCGCGCGCCGCCGGGCAATCCTGGCGAGTTCGGCGCTCATCGCACTGAGCGTGTCCGCCGTGCCGGCCATCGCCCAGTCCGCCTCGAAAGCCGACCCGGCCGACGCCGCCGCCCCTTCCGGGCAGGGCGATATCGTTGTCACCGGCTCGCGCATCGACCGTCCGGGTTACGAATCGCCCACGCCGCTGCTCCACATGACCCAAGCCGACCTCGACGTGGTCAGCCGCACCAACATCGGCGCTGCGCTGGCCGACCTGCCGCAGTTCAAGGCCTCGCAGTCGCCGCAGACATCGGGTACCAACGCCCAGGCAGGCCGTTTCCCGATCAACATCCGCGGCCTTGGCGAGACGCGCTCGCTCGTCCTCGTCGACGGTCGCCGCCTGGTCAGCGACAACGACCTCAACACCGTACCCTCGATCATGGTCAAGAGCGTGGACATCGTCACCGGCGGCGCTTCTGCCGCATGGGGTTCGGACGCCGTCGCAGGCGTGGTCAACATGATCATCGACGGCGAGTACGAGGGCGTGCGCCTTGGCGTCGAGGGCGGCATTTCGTCACGCGCCGATGCGCAGCAGTTCAAGTTCGAGGGCAAATACGGCACCAGCTTCGCCGATGGTCGGGGCCACTTCGTGATCGGCGGAGAATTCGTCGACAACAAGGGCATCCTCAAGAAGACCGACCGCAAGAACACCGGCCGCTTCGCCAACGTCAACAACACACTGACCCCCAACGTCGGCCATGCCACCCGTCTGATCGGCGGCTACATCACCTCGGGCGCGCTCAAGGGCTATGGCTTCAATCCCGACGGCTCCCTGCGCACGCCTGACATTGGCACGGTGGTCGGCACCAACATGATCGGCGGCGAAGGCCCCTCGGACGACGAGCGCAGCCCGCTGATCACCCCGCAGAAGCGCTACGCCGCGATGGCAAAAGCGTCCTTCGAGCTGACCGACACGCTCAAGATCAGCGCAGACCTGCGCTATTCGCGGTACTACAACGATTATACCTGGTTCGGCGACCACACGAACAGCGTCACCATCCGGTCCGACAATGCGTTCCTGAACGACAGCATCAAGCAGGCCATGGCCGCTGCCGGGCAGAGCAGTTTCGCGATGGCGCGTTACAACGCGGATCTGGCATACAGCACCATCCACCTCGACCGCCGCAGCATCCAGGGCACGCTTGCCCTCGACGGCAGCTTCGGTGACGGGCGCTGGCGCTACGGCGCCTATTACAGCCACGGCGCGTACCGCAACAAGATGGCGACCCCCGGCTTCCTGATCGCCAGCAATTTCGCCAATGCGGTGGACTCGGTGATCGATCCCGCAACCGGCGGCGCGGTTTGCCGCTCCGGCGCGGCGGGCTGCGTGGCGCTGGACCTGTTCGGCGAAGGCGCGCCGTCACAGGACGCGATAGACTACGTCACCGGCACCCCGCGATACAACGGCATCAACAAGATCGATACTTACGGCGTCTCGCTGCGCGGCGAACCGTTCGACCTGCCCGCAGGCCCGGTCTCGATCGCGATCGGCGCCGAAGGCCGCAATCTCGAAACCTCGGCGACGATCGGCGCGCTCGATACCGCCAAGGCCTTCAGCACGTTCTACTTCAGCGCCTTCAGCGGCAAATACGACGTGAAGGAAGCCTTCGCCGAAGTCGTCATCCCCGTGGTCAAGGACGTTCCGCTGCTGCGCAAGCTGGAACTGAACGGCGCGGTGCGCGCGTCCGACTACAGCACCAGCGGCACGATCTGGTCGTGGAAGCTGGGCGCCACCAACGAGTTCTTCCCCGGGGTCATCGGCCGCGTCACCCGTTCGCGGGATATCCGCGCACCCAACCTGAGCGAACTCTACTCGACCCAGACCGTCAGCTACGTCGGCGTGGTCGATCCGCTCAATTCCGGCGAGGGCAGCCGCAGCGTGCTCGTCTACGGCGGCGGCAACGCTTCGCTCAAGCCCGAGAAGGCGGATACCTGGACGGCAGGCTTCACCGCCGCGCCGATGCGCGGGCTGACCGCCTCGATCGACTACTTCAACATCTCGATCAAGGATGTCATCACCAGCATCGGAGCGCAGGTTCTGGTCGATCGCTGCAATGGCGGCAACGCCAGCCTTTGCGGCTACATCACCCGCGACAGCGCAGGCAGGATCTCCAGTGTCGCCTCCTCCTCGGTCAACCTGTCGGAGTTCAAGAGCGACGGCATCGATGCCGAACTGGCCTATACGATGCCGGTGGGTAACGACACCAACGGACGCGTCAACTTCCGCCTGGTCGGCACCTGGGTGAACCACTTCACCACCGATGACGGTATTTCCAAGGTCGAATATGTGAAGTCCCAAGGCTACGCCTTCGTCAACGGCGTGCCGCGCATCCGCGCCAACGCCTCGATCGGCTATGCCAGCGACAGCTTCAGCGGCCTGGTGCGCGCACGCTACACTTCGTCAGGCTACTGGAACCGGACCAGCACCGCGATCACCAACAATCGCATTCCCGCCTACACCTACATCGACCTGCAACTGAGCCAGAAGGTGCCGTTCGGCGAGGGCAAGCACTTCGAGCTGTATGGCAACGTGTCGAACCTGTTCGACAGGAACCCGCCGCTCTACTCGAACTTCTCGCCCTACTACGATGTGATCGGCCGCTACATGACGGTCGGCGCACGCCTGGAGTTCTGA